A single region of the Neisseria zoodegmatis genome encodes:
- the acnB gene encoding bifunctional aconitate hydratase 2/2-methylisocitrate dehydratase: MLEAYRKAAAEREALGIPALPLTAQQTADLVELLKNPPAGEGEFLVDLLANRVPPGVDDASKVKASFLAAVAEGSVTSPLVSPEYATELLGTMLGGYNIHPLIELLDNDKLAPIAAEGLKHTLLMFDSFHDVEEKVQKGNEHAKAVLESWANAEWFTSREKVPEKITVTVFKVDGETNTDDLSPAPDAWSRPDIPLHALAMLKNPRDGINPDKPGEVGPIKLLEELKAKGHPVAYVGDVVGTGSSRKSATNSVIWHTGLDIPFVPNKRYGGVCLGGKIAPIFFNTQEDSGALPIEVDVSQLKMGDVVDILPYEGKIVKNGETVAEFQLKSQVLLDEVQAGGRINLIIGRGLTAKAREALGLPASTEFRLPQAPAESKAGFTLAQKMVGRACGLPEGQGVRPGTYCEPRMTTVGSQDTTGPMTRDELKDLACLGFSADLVMQSFCHTAAYPKPVDVKTHKELPEFISTRGGVALRPGDGVIHSWLNRLLLPDTVGTGGDSHTRFPLGISFPAGSGLVAFAAATGVMPLDMPESVLVRFSGKLQPGVTLRDLVNAIPLYAIKQGLLTVAKAGKKNIFSGRILEIEGLPDLKVEQAFELSDASAERSAAGCTVKLNEEPIIEYMKSNIVLMKNMIADGYKDPRTLERRIKAMEAWLANPQLMEADKDAEYAAVIEINMDDIKEPIIACPNDPDDVCFMSEKSGTVIDEVFIGSCMTNIGHFRAASKLLEGKSDIPVRLWVAPPTKMDAQELTNEGHYGVLGRAGARMEMPGCSLCMGNQAQVREGATVMSTSTRNFPNRLGKNTNVYLGSAELAAICSKLGKIPTVEEYQANIGIINEQGDQIYRYMNFNEIESYNEVADKVNV, encoded by the coding sequence ATGTTAGAAGCCTATCGCAAAGCCGCCGCAGAGCGCGAAGCTCTGGGCATTCCCGCCCTCCCGCTCACAGCACAGCAAACCGCCGATTTGGTCGAATTGCTGAAAAATCCGCCCGCAGGCGAAGGTGAGTTTCTGGTAGACCTGCTTGCCAACCGCGTACCGCCCGGTGTGGACGATGCCTCCAAAGTGAAAGCATCTTTCCTTGCCGCCGTTGCCGAAGGCAGCGTAACCAGCCCGCTGGTGTCTCCCGAATATGCAACCGAACTTTTGGGCACCATGCTCGGCGGCTACAACATCCATCCGCTGATTGAGCTTCTCGATAACGACAAACTGGCTCCCATTGCCGCCGAAGGCTTGAAACACACCCTGCTGATGTTCGACTCTTTCCACGACGTGGAAGAAAAAGTCCAAAAAGGCAACGAACACGCCAAAGCCGTATTGGAATCTTGGGCCAATGCCGAATGGTTCACTTCGCGCGAAAAAGTGCCCGAAAAAATCACCGTTACCGTATTTAAAGTAGACGGCGAAACCAATACCGACGACCTTTCCCCCGCGCCCGACGCATGGAGCCGCCCCGACATCCCGCTGCACGCTTTGGCGATGCTGAAAAACCCGCGCGACGGCATCAATCCCGACAAACCCGGCGAAGTCGGCCCCATCAAACTGTTGGAAGAATTGAAGGCCAAAGGCCATCCCGTTGCTTATGTAGGCGACGTAGTAGGTACCGGTTCTTCACGTAAATCCGCCACCAACTCTGTAATCTGGCACACCGGTTTGGACATTCCTTTCGTGCCGAACAAACGCTACGGCGGCGTATGCTTAGGCGGCAAAATCGCGCCGATTTTCTTCAACACTCAAGAAGACTCGGGCGCATTGCCGATTGAGGTTGACGTATCGCAACTGAAAATGGGCGATGTAGTCGATATCCTGCCTTACGAAGGCAAGATTGTGAAAAACGGCGAAACCGTTGCCGAATTCCAATTGAAATCACAAGTATTGCTCGACGAAGTACAAGCCGGCGGCCGTATCAACCTGATTATCGGTCGCGGCCTGACCGCCAAAGCCCGCGAAGCTTTAGGCTTGCCCGCATCTACCGAATTCCGCTTGCCGCAAGCGCCTGCCGAAAGCAAAGCAGGTTTCACTTTGGCTCAAAAAATGGTCGGCCGTGCCTGCGGCTTGCCTGAAGGTCAAGGCGTGCGTCCGGGTACTTATTGCGAACCGCGCATGACCACCGTCGGCTCTCAAGATACCACCGGCCCGATGACCCGCGACGAGCTGAAAGACTTGGCTTGCTTGGGCTTCTCTGCCGACTTGGTAATGCAGTCTTTCTGTCATACCGCGGCTTATCCGAAACCGGTTGACGTGAAAACCCATAAAGAACTGCCTGAGTTCATCTCTACCCGTGGCGGCGTGGCTTTGCGTCCGGGCGACGGCGTGATCCACTCATGGCTGAACCGTTTGTTGCTGCCTGATACTGTCGGCACCGGTGGTGACTCGCACACCCGTTTCCCATTGGGTATTTCATTCCCGGCAGGTTCGGGCTTGGTAGCATTTGCCGCGGCAACCGGCGTAATGCCTTTGGATATGCCTGAGTCTGTATTGGTACGCTTCAGCGGCAAACTGCAACCGGGCGTAACCCTGCGCGATTTGGTAAACGCCATTCCGTTGTACGCCATCAAACAAGGTTTGCTGACCGTAGCCAAAGCCGGTAAGAAAAACATCTTCTCAGGCCGCATCTTGGAAATCGAAGGTCTGCCTGATCTGAAAGTTGAGCAAGCGTTTGAATTGTCTGACGCTTCTGCCGAGCGTTCTGCTGCGGGCTGTACCGTTAAATTGAACGAAGAGCCGATCATCGAATACATGAAGTCCAACATCGTATTGATGAAGAACATGATTGCAGACGGCTATAAAGATCCGCGCACTTTGGAGCGCCGCATCAAAGCCATGGAAGCTTGGTTGGCTAATCCGCAATTGATGGAAGCCGATAAAGATGCCGAATACGCTGCCGTTATCGAAATCAATATGGACGACATCAAAGAGCCGATCATCGCCTGCCCGAACGATCCGGACGACGTATGCTTCATGTCTGAAAAATCAGGCACTGTGATCGACGAAGTGTTTATCGGTTCTTGTATGACCAACATCGGCCACTTCCGCGCAGCTTCCAAACTGTTGGAAGGCAAGAGCGATATTCCCGTGCGTTTGTGGGTAGCTCCGCCGACCAAGATGGATGCCCAAGAGTTGACCAACGAAGGCCACTACGGTGTATTGGGTCGTGCCGGTGCGCGTATGGAGATGCCCGGTTGCTCGTTGTGTATGGGTAACCAAGCACAAGTACGCGAAGGTGCAACCGTAATGTCGACTTCAACCCGTAACTTCCCGAACCGATTGGGTAAAAACACCAACGTGTATTTGGGTTCGGCTGAATTGGCAGCAATCTGTTCTAAACTGGGTAAAATCCCGACTGTTGAGGAATACCAAGCCAACATCGGTATCATCAACGAGCAGGGCGACCAAATCTATCGTTACATGAACTTCAATGAAATCGAAAGCTACAACGAAGTAGCCGACAAAGTAAACGTGTAA
- a CDS encoding shikimate kinase, with product MPAMENIAGNLFLIGLMGAGKTTLGKHIAQVLEHSFYDSDQEICRRTGVSIPTIFEVEGEQGFRDREAAIIDELTAMNNIVLATGGGAVIREENRHNLRTRGTVVYLHASPEVLLERTRYDNNRPLLQVENPLAKLQELYQTRDGIYRETAHIIVEANRPNCYKTAEHLLALLKERQTAHD from the coding sequence ATGCCTGCTATGGAAAACATAGCAGGCAATTTATTTTTAATCGGCCTAATGGGCGCGGGAAAAACCACTTTGGGCAAGCATATCGCCCAAGTGCTTGAGCATTCTTTCTATGATAGTGACCAAGAAATTTGCAGGCGTACCGGTGTGTCTATCCCTACTATTTTCGAAGTAGAGGGAGAACAAGGGTTTCGCGACAGAGAAGCAGCTATCATTGATGAATTAACGGCCATGAACAATATTGTTTTGGCCACCGGCGGCGGTGCTGTTATCCGTGAAGAAAACCGGCACAATCTGCGAACCCGCGGCACAGTCGTTTATTTACACGCCTCCCCGGAAGTATTGCTTGAGCGTACCCGCTACGACAATAACCGCCCCCTGCTCCAAGTTGAAAACCCTTTGGCCAAGCTTCAAGAACTTTATCAAACCCGTGACGGCATTTATCGCGAGACCGCCCACATTATTGTCGAAGCCAACCGCCCAAATTGTTACAAAACGGCAGAACATTTATTGGCTCTGTTGAAAGAACGGCAAACAGCCCATGACTGA
- the aroB gene encoding 3-dehydroquinate synthase — protein sequence MRTLTVAAPSHQYPIFIGENLLAQAGSILKPYLGKKAAIITNETIAPLYLNTLQTALASEGIECFNIVLPDGEQYKNWQTLNLIFDGLMQHRAERKTTLIALGGGVIGDIVGFAAATYQRGAPFIQIPTTLLSQVDSSVGGKTAINHPLGKNMIGAFYQPQAVLADLNTLATLPARELSAGMAEVIKYAALGDSDFLAWLEKNITKLMQQNKTLLAEAVYHCCKMKAEIVAKDETEQGIRAWLNLGHTFGHAIEAEMGYGVWLHGEAVAAGMVLACRLSEVLGHLKTHDTERMVKLIKQADLPVTPPQFAFEKWISHMQHDKKVSSGIMRFIGLKRLGEANITKITDMEILKQTLAPYL from the coding sequence ATGCGTACACTTACCGTAGCCGCCCCATCTCATCAATATCCTATCTTCATTGGTGAAAACCTTTTAGCTCAAGCAGGCTCCATCTTAAAGCCCTATCTCGGCAAAAAGGCTGCCATCATTACCAATGAAACCATTGCTCCCTTATATTTGAATACGCTTCAGACGGCCTTAGCTTCCGAAGGCATTGAGTGTTTCAATATCGTATTGCCCGACGGAGAGCAATATAAAAACTGGCAAACGCTCAATCTGATTTTCGACGGCCTGATGCAACACCGGGCCGAACGGAAAACCACACTTATCGCACTCGGCGGCGGCGTCATCGGCGATATCGTCGGCTTTGCTGCCGCAACCTACCAGCGGGGTGCACCTTTTATTCAAATCCCAACCACTCTGCTCAGCCAAGTCGATTCATCGGTAGGCGGCAAAACCGCTATCAACCACCCGCTCGGCAAAAACATGATTGGTGCGTTTTATCAGCCGCAAGCCGTGCTGGCCGATCTAAACACCCTCGCCACCCTACCCGCTCGCGAATTATCTGCCGGCATGGCCGAAGTTATCAAATATGCCGCTCTCGGCGACAGCGATTTCTTAGCATGGCTGGAAAAAAACATAACGAAATTGATGCAGCAAAACAAAACCCTACTGGCAGAAGCCGTTTACCACTGCTGCAAAATGAAAGCCGAGATTGTGGCAAAAGACGAAACCGAACAAGGTATCCGCGCATGGTTGAATTTAGGCCACACATTCGGACATGCCATCGAAGCCGAAATGGGTTACGGCGTATGGCTGCATGGCGAAGCCGTGGCCGCCGGCATGGTATTGGCCTGCCGTTTGTCAGAAGTCTTAGGCCATCTGAAAACACATGACACCGAGCGCATGGTGAAGCTGATCAAGCAAGCCGATCTGCCGGTAACTCCGCCACAATTCGCTTTTGAAAAATGGATAAGCCATATGCAGCACGATAAAAAAGTCAGCAGCGGTATCATGCGCTTTATCGGCCTCAAACGCTTAGGCGAAGCCAACATTACGAAAATTACCGATATGGAGATTTTGAAGCAAACTCTGGCTCCTTATCTGTAA